From the Thermotoga sp. genome, one window contains:
- a CDS encoding L-fucose/L-arabinose isomerase family protein, translating into MMEKYKVGLISFSDGREYVHKELERIVKGFEDKIVRTLEETGEVEVIRAKEIVWKPSIAKREAKRLAEEGAEVTIFNYAVWAFPHFTVLASKFAPGPFLLFSNINPQYPGMVAMLSAAGALEQDGTKHYRMWGDIEDEEVLRKVLAFIRAGSTYKKLRGQRYGVFGGRSMGMYTAVPNVDLWNKIFGVDVEHIDQFEIVRRSQQITDEKARKGRLWIEEKAKAVHYDGKYLTPEKLELQIKSYHAVREIVEEMELDFVGIKGQLELTEHFVTMDVTEAFLNDPYDWEGKHEPIVCATEADSDGALTMQIFKLIAKTPVLFADVRHYVKEHDILDLCNSGNHATYFAARSFEPDENMKKVEFYPQTFYFPAGGAAVKHIAAPGRVTLGRLTREDGRYRFTVIPGEFMDFGEEKNYEIADSIQDNWPHAFLKMETPINEFLSRYSSNHIHGVYGDYVEEIRIFCEISNIDFVLMK; encoded by the coding sequence ATCATGGAAAAGTACAAGGTGGGACTTATCAGCTTTTCTGACGGGAGGGAATACGTACACAAAGAGCTGGAGAGGATTGTGAAAGGATTTGAAGACAAAATAGTGAGGACGTTGGAAGAGACGGGTGAAGTGGAGGTTATAAGGGCAAAGGAAATCGTGTGGAAACCGTCGATAGCGAAGAGAGAAGCAAAAAGACTGGCAGAAGAGGGAGCAGAAGTAACGATATTCAACTACGCGGTATGGGCGTTTCCACATTTTACAGTACTTGCGAGCAAATTTGCACCGGGTCCTTTTTTGCTCTTTTCCAACATAAATCCCCAGTATCCCGGGATGGTGGCGATGCTTTCTGCAGCGGGAGCTCTGGAACAAGATGGAACGAAGCATTACAGGATGTGGGGTGACATAGAGGATGAGGAGGTCCTCAGGAAAGTTCTGGCGTTCATCAGGGCAGGGAGCACTTACAAGAAGCTGAGAGGGCAAAGGTACGGTGTGTTCGGTGGAAGATCGATGGGAATGTACACTGCCGTGCCGAACGTGGATCTGTGGAACAAGATCTTTGGAGTAGATGTAGAGCACATAGATCAGTTCGAGATCGTGCGAAGAAGCCAGCAGATAACTGACGAAAAAGCAAGGAAAGGAAGACTGTGGATAGAGGAGAAGGCGAAGGCGGTGCACTACGACGGAAAGTATCTCACACCAGAGAAGCTGGAACTTCAAATAAAGAGCTACCACGCGGTGAGAGAGATCGTGGAAGAGATGGAATTGGACTTTGTGGGGATAAAAGGGCAGCTCGAACTCACAGAACACTTCGTCACCATGGATGTGACAGAAGCCTTCCTGAACGACCCCTACGACTGGGAGGGAAAGCACGAGCCGATCGTGTGTGCAACAGAGGCAGACTCCGATGGAGCACTCACGATGCAGATATTCAAACTGATTGCAAAAACTCCGGTGCTCTTTGCAGACGTAAGGCACTACGTAAAAGAGCACGACATACTGGACCTGTGCAACTCAGGGAACCACGCCACGTACTTTGCGGCCAGATCGTTCGAGCCAGATGAGAATATGAAGAAGGTGGAGTTCTATCCACAGACGTTCTATTTCCCTGCAGGAGGGGCTGCAGTAAAACACATAGCAGCTCCTGGAAGAGTGACACTTGGAAGACTCACAAGAGAGGATGGAAGGTACAGGTTCACAGTTATTCCTGGAGAGTTCATGGACTTTGGAGAAGAGAAAAACTACGAGATAGCAGACAGCATACAGGACAACTGGCCACACGCGTTTTTGAAGATGGAGACACCAATAAATGAGTTCTTGTCTAGGTATTCCTCCAACCACATCCACGGTGTCTATGGAGACTATGTAGAGGAAATCAGAATCTTCTGTGAGATCTCCAATATCGATTTTGTGCTGATGAAATGA
- a CDS encoding ABC transporter permease subunit produces the protein MREIPEELYKSAEIDGARGWQKILYITLPCLKPVIITTLILGCIFTMKVFDLV, from the coding sequence TTGAGAGAGATTCCCGAGGAGCTTTATAAAAGTGCGGAAATAGATGGAGCTAGGGGATGGCAAAAAATTCTTTACATAACACTTCCCTGCTTAAAACCGGTAATCATAACCACGCTGATCCTTGGATGCATCTTTACGATGAAAGTGTTTGACCTTGTGTAG
- a CDS encoding heavy-metal-associated domain-containing protein: MRYILNVPDISCNHCKMRISRALDELGIKNYEVSVEEKKVIVETEDLNSVLKKLEEIDYPVESYQEV; the protein is encoded by the coding sequence ATGAGGTACATTCTCAACGTTCCGGATATTTCCTGCAATCATTGCAAGATGAGAATTTCGAGGGCACTAGACGAACTTGGGATCAAAAACTACGAAGTGAGTGTGGAAGAAAAGAAAGTGATCGTCGAAACAGAAGATCTGAATAGCGTTTTGAAGAAGCTTGAAGAGATCGACTATCCGGTGGAAAGCTATCAGGAAGTTTGA
- a CDS encoding ThuA domain-containing protein, whose product MRVFAFLGDRYHDHDLFLETLKDALNGEIHDLRPEEFSEIRKLPDLVVIGRWNLIDDEKLWLDEESVRFLEEYVKTGGKLFVWHSGLARFPESYNRLVGGRFIHHPPQKKVRYYGKNVEFELIDEHYFVELYSDVEIFFWSESEDGISSAGWVKRFHKGKILALTPAHSEGLKDEAFRNFLRNALSSFIVQTS is encoded by the coding sequence ATGCGGGTGTTCGCTTTTCTTGGTGACAGATACCACGATCACGATCTTTTCCTGGAAACGCTGAAAGACGCTTTGAACGGGGAAATCCACGATCTTCGACCAGAGGAATTCTCGGAAATTAGGAAACTTCCCGATCTTGTTGTCATAGGAAGGTGGAATCTCATCGATGATGAGAAGCTTTGGTTGGATGAAGAGAGCGTGAGATTTCTGGAAGAATATGTCAAAACGGGCGGAAAACTCTTCGTCTGGCACTCCGGACTTGCCCGCTTCCCCGAGAGCTACAACAGACTCGTCGGAGGAAGGTTCATACACCATCCGCCACAGAAAAAAGTGAGATACTACGGAAAAAATGTTGAATTCGAACTGATAGATGAACACTACTTCGTTGAGCTGTACTCGGATGTGGAGATCTTCTTCTGGAGTGAATCAGAAGATGGTATTTCCAGCGCAGGATGGGTGAAGAGATTCCACAAAGGAAAGATACTGGCCCTCACGCCAGCTCACAGTGAGGGCCTGAAAGACGAAGCTTTCAGAAACTTTTTGAGAAATGCTCTTTCTTCTTTCATAGTTCAAACTTCCTGA
- a CDS encoding C4-dicarboxylate TRAP transporter substrate-binding protein translates to MSRKVLLAVILGVLLASLMFGAKYTLKFGHVLAPGEPYHQAFLKWAKAVEERTNGDVKIEVYPSSQLGVEEDIIEQIRMGAPLGWNTDSARLGMYVKDIGVMNLAYFIDFMGAKTPEEAIEVLKKIKQSPTMQKWLKELEQKYGIKVLSFYWVQGYRHFVTNKPIRKPEDLKGLRIRTPGAPAWQESIRALGAVPVAINFGEIYTAVQTKAVDGAELTYANVYNGGLYEVLKYMSETGHFLLINFEIVSADWFNSLPPEYQKIVEEEMDKAGIEVSLKIMKELEEEFKQKCIEKGMTVIPASEIDKEAFVERAKQAYKKLGLEDALNQLIRDVKGE, encoded by the coding sequence ATGAGTCGAAAGGTTCTGCTGGCGGTGATTTTGGGAGTATTACTTGCTTCTCTCATGTTCGGAGCTAAGTATACTTTGAAATTTGGACACGTTCTTGCTCCCGGTGAACCCTATCACCAGGCGTTTTTAAAGTGGGCTAAAGCTGTCGAGGAGAGGACAAACGGAGATGTGAAAATCGAGGTCTACCCGAGCTCGCAACTTGGTGTAGAAGAAGACATTATCGAGCAGATCAGAATGGGGGCTCCTCTTGGATGGAACACGGACTCCGCAAGGCTCGGCATGTACGTGAAAGACATAGGAGTAATGAACCTTGCGTACTTCATCGATTTCATGGGAGCAAAAACACCCGAAGAAGCTATTGAAGTTCTGAAGAAGATCAAACAGTCTCCCACAATGCAGAAATGGTTGAAGGAACTCGAGCAAAAATACGGTATAAAGGTTCTCTCGTTCTACTGGGTACAAGGCTACAGACACTTTGTGACGAACAAGCCTATCAGGAAACCAGAGGATCTCAAGGGACTCAGAATCAGAACGCCGGGTGCGCCGGCATGGCAGGAATCCATAAGGGCTCTCGGAGCGGTGCCGGTTGCCATCAACTTTGGAGAAATTTACACGGCAGTCCAGACTAAGGCGGTTGACGGTGCAGAACTCACCTACGCCAACGTCTACAACGGTGGTCTGTACGAGGTTCTGAAGTACATGTCCGAAACGGGACACTTCCTCCTCATTAACTTCGAAATCGTCAGTGCAGACTGGTTCAACAGCCTGCCACCAGAATATCAGAAGATAGTTGAGGAGGAAATGGACAAAGCAGGGATCGAGGTTTCACTCAAGATCATGAAGGAACTCGAAGAAGAGTTCAAACAGAAATGTATCGAAAAGGGTATGACGGTGATACCTGCTTCTGAGATCGACAAGGAAGCTTTCGTAGAAAGAGCAAAGCAAGCGTACAAGAAGCTTGGACTCGAAGATGCCCTCAACCAGCTAATCAGAGACGTGAAGGGAGAGTAA
- a CDS encoding TRAP transporter small permease — translation MKKLDEILLKIEKHSAKILLLVMIVMVFASGVARFIGHPINWAVDFSTFLFGWACFFAVDVAWRENKMMSVDIFVKRLSERKQRIIRLINYFIILAFSFYLIVWGFYLSYKTRYRTFVGMPNFSYTWVTLSVPVGGMLLFRTTILKIMAEFRNKKEAQ, via the coding sequence GTGAAAAAGCTGGACGAGATTCTTTTGAAGATCGAAAAGCACTCTGCCAAGATACTTCTTCTTGTGATGATCGTCATGGTTTTTGCTTCAGGTGTAGCAAGATTCATCGGCCATCCCATAAACTGGGCGGTGGATTTCAGCACGTTTCTGTTCGGCTGGGCGTGTTTCTTTGCTGTGGATGTTGCATGGCGCGAAAATAAGATGATGTCTGTAGACATCTTTGTGAAACGCCTTTCGGAGCGGAAACAGAGGATCATAAGACTCATAAATTACTTCATCATTCTTGCGTTTTCTTTCTATTTGATCGTGTGGGGCTTTTACCTGTCTTATAAAACGAGGTACAGAACCTTCGTTGGTATGCCAAACTTCAGCTACACCTGGGTTACCTTGAGTGTTCCTGTCGGCGGGATGCTCCTGTTCAGAACCACCATTTTGAAGATAATGGCCGAATTCCGCAACAAGAAGGAGGCACAGTAA
- a CDS encoding TRAP transporter large permease, whose product MLIVLIAFAVFLILGMPVAFAIGISGFLWFLQHPELPITIPIQRLLSQTVNFALLAIPMFIVAGNVMNSAGVTKRLLDFASTLVGHMKGGLGQVSAVLSTLMGGVSGSSIADAAMETRMLGPEMLRRGYPRGFAVAVNVWTSLITPIIPPGIAFIIYGTIGQVSIGRLFAAGIGPGLLLMVVYMITIWSVANRLNLAPEREKRASGKEIVEALGKSIWALIFPVLLIVGLRGGIFTPSEVGSFAVLYGMLVGFLIHREMSFRTFYWETLENSLGDIGSVMFILSMSAIFGYGMIWERIPERLAQFLLGITSNPSLLMIMISIFLVFAGLFVDATALILMLTAVLLPVARQVGIDPVHFGLVFILSAAMGNQTPPVGASMYAGCSVLGATLEEYVKASWPFLIVTVIAILLIIFFPQLVLFIPNLIFG is encoded by the coding sequence ATGCTCATAGTGTTGATCGCGTTTGCGGTATTTTTGATTCTGGGTATGCCTGTTGCATTTGCAATTGGAATATCTGGTTTTCTATGGTTTCTTCAACACCCTGAACTTCCCATTACAATTCCTATTCAAAGGTTGCTCTCTCAGACGGTCAACTTCGCCCTTTTGGCTATTCCCATGTTCATAGTGGCGGGGAATGTGATGAACTCCGCTGGTGTGACAAAAAGGCTTCTTGATTTTGCCTCCACACTTGTTGGACATATGAAAGGTGGACTCGGTCAAGTGTCAGCGGTTCTCTCCACACTGATGGGAGGAGTTTCTGGTTCCAGTATAGCGGACGCAGCGATGGAAACAAGAATGCTTGGGCCCGAGATGTTGAGAAGAGGGTATCCAAGAGGTTTTGCCGTGGCTGTCAACGTCTGGACATCTTTAATCACGCCGATCATACCTCCGGGGATCGCCTTCATCATCTACGGTACGATAGGGCAGGTTTCCATTGGAAGACTTTTCGCGGCGGGAATTGGGCCTGGTCTTCTTTTGATGGTCGTCTACATGATCACTATCTGGTCTGTCGCAAATAGATTGAATCTTGCTCCGGAAAGGGAAAAGCGTGCGTCGGGGAAGGAAATTGTTGAAGCGCTGGGAAAGAGCATCTGGGCGCTCATTTTCCCCGTCCTGTTGATCGTTGGTCTTAGAGGGGGTATTTTCACCCCGTCGGAAGTTGGTTCTTTTGCCGTGTTGTACGGAATGTTGGTTGGTTTTCTGATTCACAGAGAGATGTCTTTCAGGACTTTCTATTGGGAAACCCTTGAGAACTCTCTTGGTGATATCGGTAGCGTCATGTTCATTCTTTCGATGTCCGCCATCTTTGGATATGGGATGATCTGGGAGAGAATCCCGGAAAGACTTGCTCAGTTCCTGCTCGGTATCACCAGCAATCCGAGCTTGTTGATGATCATGATTTCCATATTCCTCGTGTTCGCAGGTTTGTTCGTGGATGCGACGGCTTTGATCCTCATGCTCACAGCTGTTCTTCTTCCGGTGGCAAGGCAGGTGGGGATCGATCCTGTTCATTTTGGTCTGGTGTTCATTTTGTCCGCTGCCATGGGAAATCAGACTCCTCCCGTTGGAGCGTCGATGTACGCAGGTTGTTCTGTTCTCGGAGCTACCCTGGAAGAGTACGTGAAAGCATCTTGGCCTTTCCTCATAGTAACGGTGATAGCTATACTCCTCATCATTTTCTTCCCGCAGCTTGTTTTGTTCATACCGAATCTCATCTTTGGATAA